A single window of Arcobacter venerupis DNA harbors:
- a CDS encoding fatty acid cis/trans isomerase: MKLQILILTLFIILFTACSTKPLDPVQFDELQREISFINDIKPILDKRCVSCHSCYNSPCQLKLSSFEGIQRGSSKKNIYENRMSADNPTRLFVDAVNEKQWRGKGFSSVLDSMDESNESIMMQYLFQKNKNPLNIGKYSPEKDELTCVKDKDELTDFFDENPHKGMPYGFPALKKQEYNLLMTWLKQGAIDDTQKDISTNLEKEQIKKFEDFFNNQNIKYQVSARYIYEHLFLAHISFEDTSGNFYELIRSKTPTGEKPQVIPTRFPYEGINGRFYYRFQKIESTIVHKTHMVYKLNDEKLKRYNELFIETNWERKAFLPTYDTNISANALRTFEQIPVNSRYQFLLDDVHYIIMTFIRGPVCKGQIALNVIQDQFWVMFLDPKYDLSVQDKFFLHDNIANLSIPNEYGEDPSLYKTFKALDNYELAKKYETNKAQIYKQYYPKGLFMDAIWKGNPNQENDSILTIYRHFDSASVHKGALGDIPKTLWVIDYPLLERIYYSLVAGFDVFGNTAHQLLVRTHMDRLRIEGESNFLEFLPKKSRIDYFDSWYEGWLAQYLSVYIPSNNDVDISYKTTDYKKEFVQKLFAYTNTKKDSINFIEDGYKKTPIKNIYNSKEEIEESFKTLTLPNSSELIKNFNDADSNLAYIKIELNSGENLVYTLVINRWHKNVALLFDEESRLDSSKDRINVIKGFIGSYPNAFVIVKQNQLSDFFNLLQNYHDNDIHNKRLLNYVVNRANPNFWEIFDWFDKEFKKQDSLQYGLFDLNKYISQAIEQ; this comes from the coding sequence ATGAAACTACAAATTCTTATACTTACACTATTTATTATTCTATTTACAGCTTGTTCTACTAAACCATTAGACCCTGTACAATTTGATGAATTACAAAGAGAAATATCATTTATAAATGATATAAAACCTATTTTGGACAAAAGATGCGTCTCTTGTCACTCTTGTTATAATTCACCTTGCCAATTAAAATTATCATCTTTTGAGGGAATTCAAAGAGGTTCTTCTAAAAAAAATATTTATGAAAATAGAATGAGTGCAGATAATCCAACAAGACTTTTTGTTGATGCTGTTAATGAAAAACAATGGAGAGGAAAAGGTTTCTCTTCAGTTCTTGATTCAATGGATGAATCAAATGAATCTATAATGATGCAATATCTTTTTCAAAAAAATAAAAATCCTTTGAATATAGGAAAATATTCTCCTGAAAAAGATGAATTAACTTGTGTTAAAGATAAAGATGAATTAACAGATTTTTTTGATGAGAATCCACATAAAGGAATGCCATATGGTTTTCCTGCTTTAAAAAAACAAGAATATAATTTATTGATGACTTGGCTCAAACAAGGTGCAATTGATGACACGCAAAAAGATATTAGTACTAATTTAGAAAAAGAACAAATCAAAAAGTTTGAAGATTTTTTCAATAATCAAAATATTAAATATCAAGTAAGTGCCAGATATATCTACGAACATCTTTTTTTAGCACACATCTCTTTTGAAGATACTAGTGGAAACTTTTATGAATTAATTCGCTCAAAAACGCCAACAGGAGAGAAACCACAAGTTATTCCAACAAGATTTCCTTATGAGGGAATTAATGGAAGATTTTATTATAGATTTCAAAAAATAGAATCAACAATAGTACATAAAACTCACATGGTTTATAAATTAAATGATGAAAAACTAAAAAGATATAACGAATTATTCATAGAGACAAATTGGGAACGAAAAGCATTTTTGCCAACTTATGATACAAATATTTCGGCAAATGCATTAAGAACTTTTGAACAAATTCCAGTAAATAGTAGATACCAGTTTTTACTTGATGATGTTCATTATATTATTATGACTTTTATTAGAGGGCCAGTTTGTAAAGGGCAAATTGCATTGAATGTAATTCAAGACCAATTTTGGGTAATGTTTTTAGATCCAAAATATGATTTATCAGTTCAAGATAAGTTTTTTTTACATGATAATATTGCAAATCTTTCAATACCAAATGAATATGGAGAAGACCCTAGTTTATATAAAACTTTCAAAGCTTTGGATAATTATGAATTAGCTAAAAAATATGAAACAAACAAAGCACAAATTTATAAACAATATTATCCAAAAGGTTTATTTATGGATGCGATTTGGAAAGGGAATCCAAATCAAGAAAATGATTCTATTTTAACAATTTATAGACATTTTGATTCAGCATCAGTTCATAAAGGTGCATTAGGAGATATTCCAAAAACTTTGTGGGTTATAGATTATCCACTTCTTGAACGAATTTATTATTCATTAGTTGCTGGATTTGATGTATTTGGAAATACCGCTCATCAATTACTTGTACGAACTCACATGGATAGATTAAGAATAGAAGGAGAAAGTAACTTCTTAGAATTTTTACCAAAAAAATCTAGAATTGATTATTTTGATTCTTGGTATGAAGGTTGGTTAGCTCAATATTTAAGTGTTTATATTCCTTCAAATAATGATGTGGATATTTCATATAAAACAACAGATTACAAAAAAGAGTTTGTGCAAAAACTATTTGCATATACAAATACTAAAAAAGACTCTATAAACTTTATTGAAGATGGTTACAAAAAGACTCCTATAAAAAATATTTATAATTCAAAAGAAGAGATAGAAGAGAGTTTTAAAACATTAACTCTTCCAAATAGTTCTGAATTAATAAAAAATTTCAATGATGCAGATTCAAATCTAGCTTATATAAAAATTGAGCTAAATTCTGGTGAAAATCTTGTTTATACTTTAGTAATAAACAGATGGCATAAAAATGTTGCCTTGCTTTTTGATGAAGAGTCAAGATTAGATTCTTCAAAAGATAGAATAAATGTTATAAAAGGTTTTATAGGTTCTTATCCAAATGCTTTTGTTATTGTAAAACAAAATCAATTAAGTGATTTTTTTAATCTTTTACAAAATTATCATGATAATGATATACATAATAAAAGACTCTTAAACTATGTTGTAAACAGAGCAAACCCTAATTTTTGGGAAATTTTTGATTGGTTTGATAAAGAGTTTAAAAAACAAGATTCTTTGCAATATGGTTTATTTGATTTAAATAAATATATAAGTCAAGCTATAGAGCAATAA
- a CDS encoding aspartate carbamoyltransferase catalytic subunit: MQHLIRTSDFSKEEILSIFDDAREFLKFKPNEILKGKIIVTLFFENSTRTRSSFEIAAKRLGAEVVSLDVSTSSTSKGETIFDTVANINAMKPDAIIIRHSECGLPESLTQYVDCSIINAGDGKHAHPTQALLDLFTIYEHFNGQTEGKKIAIVGDVRTSRVAGSNRRLLPRFGIDVSFIAPDCFKYEGTDFKHYDKISDIIDELDVIMSLRTQLERHSEIYFESLNEYAKDYCITTEVMGNRDIILLHPGPVNRNVDISDEMLKDPRSKVLTQVTNGVAIRAAVLKKLILK; the protein is encoded by the coding sequence ATGCAGCACTTAATTAGAACTTCTGATTTTTCAAAAGAAGAAATATTAAGCATATTTGATGATGCTAGAGAGTTTTTAAAATTTAAACCAAATGAAATTTTAAAAGGTAAAATAATTGTTACTTTATTTTTTGAAAATTCTACTAGAACTAGAAGTTCTTTTGAAATTGCAGCAAAAAGATTGGGAGCTGAGGTTGTATCTTTAGATGTTAGTACTTCATCAACATCAAAAGGTGAAACTATTTTTGATACAGTTGCAAATATAAATGCTATGAAACCAGATGCAATTATTATTAGACATTCTGAGTGTGGTTTACCTGAATCATTAACTCAATATGTTGATTGTTCAATTATCAACGCAGGTGATGGTAAACATGCCCACCCAACTCAAGCTTTATTAGATTTATTTACAATTTATGAACATTTTAATGGTCAAACAGAAGGTAAAAAAATCGCAATTGTAGGTGATGTTAGAACTTCAAGAGTTGCTGGTTCTAATAGAAGATTACTTCCAAGATTTGGAATAGATGTGAGCTTCATTGCACCAGATTGCTTTAAATACGAGGGAACTGACTTTAAACATTATGACAAAATCTCTGATATTATTGATGAACTTGATGTTATTATGAGTCTTAGAACACAACTTGAAAGACACTCTGAAATATATTTTGAGTCACTAAATGAATATGCAAAAGATTATTGTATTACAACTGAAGTAATGGGAAATAGAGATATTATTCTTCTACATCCAGGACCTGTTAATAGAAATGTTGACATTAGTGATGAAATGCTAAAAGATCCAAGATCAAAAGTATTAACACAAGTTACAAATGGTGTTGCAATAAGAGCTGCTGTTTTAAAAAAATTAATTCTAAAATAA
- a CDS encoding aminodeoxychorismate synthase component I has product MSKELIKEKLNKFGSEKEPFLFVLSYDLSKFYIEKLSKLPNSIKFQLNQKEDFNKVFTKSKLEKFPISFEEYKKKFDRLQEEIKAGNTYLSNLTVKTKIKTSLSLDEIYENTKGKYKIRFQNQEDNFTCFSPETFIKIKDNKIFTYPMKGTIDADISNAKEQILANKKEMAEHTMVVDLLRNDLGIIASNVRVEDFRYIDTINAGDKRLLQVSSKISANLQENWIKNIGDIITSILPAGSITGTPKKKTVEILKEIENYDRDFYTGIFGVFDGKELDSCVMIRFIQEDINGNKYYKSGGGITCDSDVLNEYQELIDKIYLPF; this is encoded by the coding sequence TTGAGTAAAGAGTTAATAAAAGAAAAGTTAAATAAATTTGGCTCAGAAAAAGAGCCATTTTTATTTGTTTTGTCTTACGATTTAAGTAAGTTTTATATAGAAAAATTATCTAAGCTTCCAAATTCCATAAAGTTTCAATTAAATCAAAAAGAAGATTTTAATAAAGTTTTTACAAAATCAAAACTTGAAAAGTTTCCTATTTCTTTTGAAGAATATAAAAAAAAATTTGATAGATTACAAGAAGAGATAAAAGCTGGAAATACTTATCTTTCAAATCTAACTGTAAAAACCAAAATAAAAACTTCTTTATCTTTGGATGAAATATATGAAAATACAAAAGGTAAATATAAAATAAGATTTCAAAATCAAGAAGATAATTTCACTTGCTTCTCTCCTGAAACATTTATAAAAATAAAAGATAATAAAATTTTTACATATCCTATGAAAGGAACAATTGATGCTGATATTTCAAATGCTAAAGAGCAAATTTTAGCAAATAAAAAAGAGATGGCTGAACATACAATGGTTGTAGATTTACTAAGAAATGATTTAGGAATAATAGCATCAAATGTGAGAGTTGAAGATTTTAGATATATTGATACTATAAATGCAGGAGATAAAAGACTTTTACAAGTAAGCTCAAAGATTTCAGCAAATTTACAAGAAAATTGGATAAAAAATATAGGAGATATTATTACTTCAATTTTACCAGCTGGTTCAATTACTGGAACTCCAAAGAAAAAAACTGTTGAAATTTTAAAAGAAATAGAAAATTATGATAGAGATTTTTATACGGGAATTTTTGGAGTTTTTGATGGAAAAGAGTTGGATTCTTGTGTGATGATTAGGTTTATCCAAGAAGATATAAATGGAAATAAATATTATAAAAGTGGTGGTGGAATTACTTGTGATTCTGATGTTTTAAATGAATATCAAGAGTTAATTGATAAAATTTATTTACCCTTTTAA
- a CDS encoding aminotransferase class IV family protein, protein MQENIYFETIKCEDNEIFNLEYHNKRVANTIGLNINLQEYIYPISEELLRCKVIYNDFEIINVEYFPYKKREINTFKLIFDDEISYSKKYLNRENLDDLFSKKENCDEIIIIKNGIVTDTSIANIAILYEDMWITSKSYLLSGTTRARLLEEKVLIEKDISVKMLKKASKIALMNAMIGFDIKEDYSFKL, encoded by the coding sequence ATGCAAGAAAATATATATTTTGAGACAATAAAATGTGAAGATAATGAGATTTTTAATTTAGAATATCACAATAAAAGAGTAGCAAATACAATAGGTTTAAATATAAATCTACAAGAATATATTTATCCAATAAGTGAAGAATTACTTAGATGTAAAGTTATTTATAATGATTTTGAGATTATAAATGTGGAGTATTTTCCCTATAAAAAAAGAGAGATAAACACTTTTAAACTAATATTTGATGATGAAATTTCATACTCAAAAAAGTATTTAAATAGAGAAAATTTAGATGATTTGTTTTCTAAAAAAGAAAATTGTGATGAGATTATTATTATAAAAAATGGTATTGTAACAGACACAAGTATTGCAAATATAGCGATACTTTATGAAGATATGTGGATAACATCAAAAAGCTACTTATTAAGTGGAACTACAAGAGCCAGACTTTTAGAAGAAAAAGTTTTAATAGAAAAAGATATAAGTGTTAAAATGCTTAAAAAAGCTTCTAAAATTGCACTTATGAATGCAATGATAGGCTTTGATATTAAAGAAGATTATTCATTTAAATTATAA
- a CDS encoding transglutaminase-like cysteine peptidase: MKQIIFLIFLINSAFAYEFKLNQKDINYINNSDKKSFILNRLTKYEELKLKIKDYELIRKLSHVNSFINKIFPALDISTQASIDYWATPKEFLLEGHGDCEDYAIAKYFTLLEVGIPKEKLYFAIVNIKGEKTAHMVLLYLENKNSTPLVLDNLSSVVIPFTKRPKLIPKVAFNEIDSYLFTPTKFTQKANVNFGKENKWEKLLNRVYNLNE; the protein is encoded by the coding sequence ATGAAACAAATTATTTTCCTTATTTTCCTTATTAATTCTGCCTTTGCTTATGAATTTAAATTAAACCAAAAAGATATAAATTATATAAATAATTCAGATAAAAAATCATTCATCTTAAATAGATTAACAAAATATGAAGAATTAAAACTCAAAATAAAAGATTATGAACTTATTAGAAAACTTTCCCATGTGAACTCTTTTATAAACAAGATATTTCCTGCTCTTGATATATCAACGCAAGCTTCTATTGATTATTGGGCAACACCTAAAGAGTTTTTACTTGAAGGTCATGGAGATTGCGAAGATTATGCAATTGCTAAGTATTTTACTCTTTTAGAAGTTGGTATTCCAAAAGAAAAATTATATTTTGCTATTGTAAATATAAAAGGTGAAAAAACGGCTCATATGGTTTTGTTATATTTAGAAAATAAAAATTCCACTCCTTTGGTATTAGATAATCTAAGTTCAGTTGTAATTCCCTTTACAAAAAGACCAAAACTTATTCCAAAAGTTGCTTTTAATGAAATTGACTCTTACTTATTTACTCCAACAAAATTTACGCAAAAAGCAAATGTAAATTTTGGAAAAGAAAATAAATGGGAAAAACTTTTAAATAGAGTTTATAATTTAAATGAATAA
- a CDS encoding AzlC family ABC transporter permease produces MKYKNELIKAFKISIPIMMGYLVLGFAFGLLLVSFDYSWYLAPIMSFFIYTGALQFVAINFFNIKAGFVDIAIASIFINVRQSFYGLSLLKRFRNTDKLKPYLIFALTDETYALLTSIKDDESLNKKWYYFFLLSFSQFYWLVGSTLGALIGVNLKFNTLGLEFSLTALFVVLCIEQYKNLQNIAPFILALISSTIALIFIPSDKMLIASIILSLILMFTFERKIENE; encoded by the coding sequence TTGAAATATAAAAATGAATTAATAAAGGCATTTAAAATCTCTATTCCTATTATGATGGGATATTTAGTTTTAGGTTTTGCTTTTGGCTTATTATTAGTCTCTTTTGATTATTCTTGGTATTTAGCACCTATTATGTCTTTTTTCATATATACAGGTGCTTTACAATTTGTTGCAATAAACTTTTTTAATATCAAAGCTGGTTTTGTTGATATTGCAATCGCTTCTATATTTATAAATGTTAGACAATCATTTTATGGGTTATCTTTGTTAAAAAGGTTTAGAAATACAGATAAGTTAAAACCTTATTTAATTTTTGCTCTAACTGATGAAACTTATGCCTTATTGACTTCAATTAAAGATGATGAGAGTTTGAATAAAAAATGGTATTACTTCTTTTTACTCAGTTTTAGCCAGTTTTATTGGCTTGTAGGTTCTACTTTAGGTGCATTAATTGGTGTTAATCTTAAATTTAATACTTTAGGTTTAGAGTTTTCATTAACAGCACTTTTTGTTGTACTTTGTATCGAACAATATAAAAACTTACAAAATATTGCTCCTTTTATTTTGGCTTTGATTTCTTCTACTATTGCGCTTATTTTTATTCCAAGTGATAAAATGTTGATTGCTTCAATTATTTTATCTTTGATATTGATGTTTACTTTTGAAAGAAAAATAGAAAATGAATAA
- a CDS encoding branched-chain amino acid transporter permease: MNNYEIFIAIVIMSSISYFMRALPFLFFRKKELPHYLVFIEKYFPAVIMTILVIYTLKDVNFSLVPYGLKEIGSILITAILHLIFKNYLISIFLGTVFYMFLVQYI; this comes from the coding sequence ATGAATAATTATGAAATATTCATAGCAATTGTTATTATGTCAAGTATTAGTTATTTTATGAGAGCACTACCTTTTTTGTTTTTTAGAAAAAAAGAGTTACCACATTATCTTGTATTTATTGAAAAATATTTTCCTGCTGTTATAATGACAATCTTAGTTATTTACACCTTAAAAGATGTGAATTTTTCATTAGTTCCATATGGATTAAAGGAGATAGGAAGTATTTTAATAACAGCAATTTTACATCTGATATTTAAGAATTATTTGATTTCAATTTTCTTAGGAACGGTTTTTTATATGTTTTTAGTACAGTATATTTAG
- a CDS encoding beta-ketoacyl-ACP synthase III — translation MTYAAFRSIGAYIPPKIMTNADFEKIIDTSDEWITKRTGIKERRISEVDEASSDLGARAAQVAISRSGISKEEIDLVICATVTPDYLCMPSTACLIAAKLELPNVMAFDISAACTGFVYAVSIAKAFIESGMKKNVLIIGAETYSSILDYTDRGTCFIFGDGAGAAIISATTDKNEAIIDVNCSSDGNYEDLIKTPGGGSKHPCSAEVLENKMACIKMKGNETFKLAVKTLTSDVKIMMQKHNLSNEDINHFIPHQANLRIIKAVGEALGFTEEQTVVTVHKYGNTSAASIPMAMNDAYEEGRIKAGDAVLFDAFGGGLTWGSALFKFSPKKS, via the coding sequence ATGACATATGCAGCTTTTAGATCTATTGGGGCTTATATTCCTCCAAAGATTATGACTAATGCAGATTTTGAAAAAATTATAGATACAAGTGATGAGTGGATAACAAAAAGAACTGGTATCAAAGAAAGAAGAATATCTGAAGTTGATGAAGCTTCATCTGATTTAGGGGCAAGAGCAGCGCAAGTTGCTATCTCAAGATCTGGTATTTCTAAAGAAGAAATAGATTTAGTTATTTGTGCAACAGTGACACCAGATTATTTATGTATGCCATCAACTGCATGTTTAATTGCAGCAAAACTTGAATTACCAAATGTTATGGCATTTGATATTAGTGCTGCGTGTACAGGATTTGTATACGCTGTTTCAATTGCTAAAGCATTTATTGAATCAGGTATGAAAAAAAATGTACTAATTATTGGGGCAGAAACATACTCTTCAATTCTTGATTATACAGATAGAGGTACTTGTTTTATTTTTGGAGATGGTGCGGGAGCTGCAATTATTTCTGCTACAACTGATAAAAATGAAGCAATTATTGATGTTAATTGTTCAAGTGATGGAAACTATGAAGATTTAATTAAAACTCCAGGAGGAGGAAGTAAACATCCTTGTTCTGCTGAAGTTTTAGAAAATAAAATGGCTTGCATTAAAATGAAAGGTAATGAAACTTTCAAATTAGCGGTAAAAACATTAACTTCAGATGTTAAAATAATGATGCAAAAGCATAATCTTTCAAATGAGGATATAAATCACTTTATTCCTCATCAAGCAAACCTTAGAATCATAAAAGCTGTAGGTGAAGCTTTAGGATTTACTGAAGAGCAAACTGTAGTTACTGTACATAAATATGGTAATACATCTGCTGCTTCAATTCCTATGGCTATGAATGATGCATATGAAGAAGGTAGAATAAAAGCTGGTGATGCAGTACTTTTTGACGCCTTTGGTGGTGGTTTAACTTGGGGTTCTGCTCTATTTAAATTCTCACCTAAAAAATCTTAA
- the plsX gene encoding phosphate acyltransferase PlsX, which produces MLRIAIDAMGGDFGPEPIIEGLLAALRKNNNFTAIAVGKKDELLPIIPQIFLSRIEILDTDDVISMSDSATDALKRKESTIYKAIELVRDGKADAVVSAGHSGATMSLATLRIGRIKGVTRPAIATLMPTSENQNTLVLDVGANVDSDAKNLFEFAVMGQVYAQYALRLDEPIVGLLSNGEEDSKGNEVTKEAYKLISKIPNFAGNVEGSDIFKGTVDVVVCDGFVGNILLKTAEGVADTIGKIIKKNLKRSLISIAGAVLMRKVFKNLKVRVDYAEYGGAPLLGVKAPVIIAHGKSNPKAIQNAIFQAINAASSNLDNIIEQRLEKYSSNQEI; this is translated from the coding sequence ATGCTAAGAATTGCAATAGATGCTATGGGTGGGGACTTCGGTCCTGAACCTATAATAGAAGGCTTATTAGCCGCTCTACGAAAAAACAATAATTTTACTGCTATTGCAGTTGGTAAAAAAGATGAACTTTTACCTATAATTCCACAAATTTTTTTATCAAGAATTGAAATACTAGATACAGATGATGTAATTAGTATGAGTGATTCTGCTACTGATGCACTAAAAAGAAAAGAATCAACTATTTATAAAGCAATTGAACTTGTTCGTGATGGTAAGGCTGATGCTGTTGTTTCAGCTGGTCATTCAGGGGCAACTATGTCTTTAGCAACACTTAGAATCGGAAGAATCAAGGGTGTAACAAGACCTGCTATTGCCACATTAATGCCAACAAGTGAAAATCAAAATACTTTAGTATTAGACGTTGGAGCGAATGTAGATAGTGATGCTAAAAATTTATTTGAATTTGCAGTAATGGGACAAGTTTATGCACAATATGCATTAAGACTTGATGAACCTATTGTTGGACTTTTAAGTAATGGTGAAGAAGATAGTAAAGGTAATGAAGTTACAAAAGAAGCTTACAAACTAATATCTAAAATTCCTAATTTCGCTGGAAATGTTGAAGGTAGTGATATATTTAAAGGTACAGTTGACGTTGTTGTTTGTGATGGTTTTGTTGGTAATATTTTACTTAAAACAGCCGAAGGTGTTGCAGATACAATCGGAAAAATTATTAAGAAAAATTTAAAAAGATCACTAATTTCAATAGCTGGTGCAGTTCTTATGAGAAAAGTTTTCAAAAACTTAAAAGTAAGAGTTGATTATGCTGAATATGGTGGAGCGCCTTTACTTGGAGTAAAAGCACCTGTAATTATTGCTCACGGAAAATCAAATCCTAAAGCAATACAAAATGCCATATTTCAAGCGATAAATGCAGCTAGTTCAAATTTAGATAATATAATTGAACAAAGATTAGAAAAATATAGTAGTAATCAAGAAATTTAA
- the rpmF gene encoding 50S ribosomal protein L32 — translation MAVPKRRVSHTRSAKRRTHYKITLKKPVKDSDGTWKMPHMVNPTTGEYKN, via the coding sequence ATGGCAGTACCTAAGAGAAGAGTATCTCATACTAGATCAGCGAAAAGAAGAACTCACTACAAAATAACATTAAAAAAACCTGTTAAAGATAGTGATGGAACTTGGAAAATGCCTCACATGGTTAATCCAACTACTGGTGAATATAAAAACTAA
- the ndk gene encoding nucleoside-diphosphate kinase, producing MEQTLSIIKPDAVAKNVVGKILDRFESAGLKIAATRKMQLSQADAEAFYAVHAARPFFKDLVEFMISGPVVVSVLEGENAMAKNRELMGATNPKEAAAGTIRADFAESIDANAVHGSDSLENAANEINFFFAQKEIC from the coding sequence ATGGAACAAACATTATCAATCATTAAACCAGATGCTGTAGCAAAAAATGTAGTTGGAAAAATCTTAGACAGATTTGAATCAGCTGGATTAAAAATTGCAGCAACTAGAAAAATGCAATTAAGCCAAGCAGATGCTGAAGCTTTTTACGCGGTTCATGCAGCAAGACCTTTCTTTAAAGATTTAGTTGAATTCATGATCTCAGGTCCAGTAGTAGTTTCAGTTTTAGAAGGTGAAAATGCAATGGCAAAAAATAGAGAATTAATGGGTGCTACTAATCCTAAAGAAGCAGCAGCTGGAACAATTAGAGCAGATTTTGCAGAATCAATTGATGCAAATGCAGTTCATGGTTCTGATTCATTAGAAAATGCAGCAAATGAAATTAATTTCTTCTTTGCACAAAAAGAAATTTGTTAA
- a CDS encoding NADH-quinone oxidoreductase subunit I, with the protein MAVKITDICISCDACLDECPVEAIVDNDENPTGADTYYVYADKCVECVGHNDAPACADACPTEGCIVWDETGSSSVEREDRGTVGSPVVED; encoded by the coding sequence ATGGCAGTAAAAATTACTGATATCTGTATTAGTTGTGATGCTTGTTTAGATGAGTGTCCAGTAGAAGCGATTGTTGACAATGATGAAAATCCAACAGGGGCAGATACATATTATGTATACGCTGACAAATGTGTTGAGTGTGTAGGTCATAATGATGCTCCTGCATGTGCTGATGCATGTCCTACTGAAGGATGTATTGTTTGGGATGAAACTGGTTCTAGTTCAGTTGAAAGAGAAGACAGAGGAACTGTTGGTTCTCCTGTAGTTGAAGACTAA
- a CDS encoding peroxiredoxin, whose translation MLVTKKAPDFTAKAVLADGQIVENFNLYENIGEKGAVLFFYPLDFTFVCPSEIIAFSKRIEDFTSRGVSVIGCSVDSQFSHFAWRETAVENGGIGRVKFPLVADLSKSISRDYDVLFGESVALRGSFLIDADGTVRHAVINDLPLGRNIDEMIRMVDTMLFTNEHGEVCPAGWTKGDEGMKASTSGVAEYLAKNEGKL comes from the coding sequence ATGTTAGTAACAAAAAAAGCTCCAGATTTTACAGCAAAAGCTGTACTTGCAGATGGTCAAATTGTAGAAAATTTTAACTTATATGAAAACATTGGTGAGAAAGGTGCAGTATTATTTTTTTACCCATTAGACTTTACATTTGTTTGTCCATCAGAAATCATTGCATTCTCAAAAAGAATTGAGGATTTCACTTCAAGAGGAGTATCTGTAATTGGTTGTTCAGTAGATTCACAATTTTCACACTTTGCATGGAGAGAAACTGCTGTTGAAAATGGTGGAATTGGAAGAGTTAAATTTCCATTAGTAGCAGATTTATCAAAATCAATTTCAAGAGATTATGATGTATTATTTGGAGAATCAGTAGCATTAAGAGGTTCTTTCTTAATTGATGCAGATGGAACAGTAAGACATGCAGTAATAAATGACTTGCCACTAGGAAGAAATATTGATGAAATGATTAGAATGGTAGATACAATGTTATTTACAAATGAGCATGGTGAAGTTTGTCCTGCTGGATGGACTAAAGGTGACGAGGGTATGAAAGCTTCTACTTCTGGTGTTGCTGAGTATTTAGCTAAAAACGAAGGTAAATTATAA